The Streptomyces avermitilis MA-4680 = NBRC 14893 genome contains a region encoding:
- a CDS encoding tyrosine-type recombinase/integrase, with the protein MHALRHFYASVLLDAGENTKALSHYLGHNDPGFTLRVYTHLMPSSDARARKAVDTLYSDTLSTPDGPQTAQED; encoded by the coding sequence ATGCACGCTCTCAGGCACTTCTACGCCTCCGTCCTTTTGGACGCCGGCGAGAACACCAAGGCACTGAGTCACTATCTCGGACACAACGATCCGGGCTTCACGCTTCGCGTCTACACGCACCTCATGCCGAGCAGCGACGCGCGGGCCCGGAAAGCCGTGGACACCCTCTACAGCGACACACTTTCGACGCCTGACGGCCCGCAGACGGCCCAGGAGGACTGA